The Streptomyces bacillaris sequence GAGGAGATGCGCGCCGTGGGCATGGGCGCGGTCTACACCCACACCACCCACCGCGCACCGCTGCGCGCCCCGCACATCGACCAAGTCCCGCTGCTGGAGCGGTACTTCCACCCGTACGCGCAGGCGATGACGGAGGCGGTCGACGCCCGGACCGCCGCCACGGGCCGCGCGGTGGTCGTCGACGTCCACTCGTACCCGACCGCGCCGCTCCCGTACGAACTCCACGGCACCGGCCCCCGCCCGGCGATCTGCCTGGGCACCGACCCGTTCCACACCCCGCCGGAGCTGCGCGCGCTCGCGGAGGAGGCGTTCGCCGGCTTCGGGTCCACGGGTGTCGACAGCCCGTTCGCCGGTACGTACGTCCCGCTGAAGCACTACGGCACGGACCGCCGCGTCACGGCCCTGATGATCGAGATCCGCCGCGACACCTACATGACCGAGCCGGGCGGGCCCGCAGGCCCGGGACTCGACGCACTCGCCGGGGCCCTGGCGGAGCTGGTGTCCCGGCTCTGAGGCCCCGGGCGGGCAAATCCCGTACGGCTAGCCGATCTCCACGACCCGTGCCCAGGCGGGCGGCCCGGACGGGGTGTACTCGGGGTTGTCCTCCCGCCAGGTGCGGCGCCCGCGCTCCCGGGTGAAGAGGCCGACCACGGTCCGGCACGCCGGCTGCGCCTTGGGCCACGGCGTCTGACCGTCCGTCAGTACGACGACGACATCGGGGCGCGGCCGGGTCCGGAGCGCCTTGGCGAAGCCCGTACGCAGATCCGTACCGCCACCGCCCAGCAGCGGGATGCCCTCGGCGCTGCAGAGCGGATGGACGACCCGGGTCGCCGCGTCGCACGCGAGGACGGTGACCAGGTCGCGACGGCCGCCCACGGCACGGGAGATGGCGGCGACCTCCAGGAGGGCGCTGCCCAGTTCGGCGTCGCTGACCGAGCCGGAGGTGTCGATGACGACGGAGACCCGGGGCGGGGTCCGGCGCAGACTCGGCAGCACGACGCCGGGCAACCCGGCGGAGCGCCGGGACGGGCGGCCGTAGGTGTAGTCCTCCCCCGCGCCTGCTCCCGAGGCGGCCGAGCGGACGGCCGCCCCCAGCAACTCCCGCCAGGGCTGCGGGGGATGGAACGCCTCCTCCGCCCACCGCTGCCACCCCTTCGGGACGTTCCCCGGGCGCCCGTTGATGCCCTGCGCCACCCGGAAACGGACCGCGTCCTGTTCCCGCGCGCTGAGCCCGTGGGCCCCTTCGGGCCCCAACTCCCAGTCCCGGTCCAGCCCGTCGGCGCCGCTGCCGCAGTCCAGCCAGGCGAGGTACTGGGTGATCGAGCCGAGCCCGAACCGGCGCAGGTAGTCCTCCATGAGCTCGCCCGGCTGGAGCCCCAGGGTCGACGGCTGCACGACGCCCTTCGGCCGGACCAGGCCGTCCCCGTACACATCGTCGTTGATCTCGCAGTCGGCGGCGATGTTCATCCGCAGCCGGTCCCCCGGCCCGGTCAGCCCGCGCTGCCGGGCCACCCGGTCGCTGCGGCCGTGGTGGTCGCGGAGCAGGTGCGACACCTCGTGGACCCAGACCCCGGCCAGCTCCTCCACCGGGGTGCGGGCGACGAAGGCCGGTGAGACGTAGCACCGCCAGTACCGGTCGACGCCCATGGTCGGGACCCGCCGCGACTCCACGGTGTGCAGGGCGAAGAGGGCCGTCGCCAGATAGGGGCGGGCCCTGGCCGCCTGCAGCCGGGCGGCGAAGAGCTTGTCCCGGTCGAGCGTGTCCGTCGGAGCCCCTGTCGTCGGCGCGCCCGTCGTCGGCGCCCCGGTCGTGGTCATCGGCCCGCCTTCGCCTCGGCGCGGACCACCCGCTCCGACGCGCGGTCCGCCCGCCGGGACAGGGAGACCACACCGGCGAGGTGCTCGACGGCCGCCGGTACGTCCCAGTCCTCCCGGCGCAGCGCGGCGAGAGTGGTGGCGGGGACGACCACCAGATCCGGGGCCCCGGTCTCCAGCGCCCGGACGAGCAGTGCCCATGCGGCGTCCCAACGCTCCTGGTCCGGGCGGGCACGGACCGCCGCGACCACCCCGTCCAGCGTGGCCTGCCGGAGGTCGCCGCGCTCGGGCAGGACGGCCCCCGCCGGATCGGCGAGCAGTTCCTCGGGGTCCGGCAGGTCCATCCGGTCCAGGCTCGCCAGCAGCTCCAGCCCGGGCCCGTCCCCCACCGTGCCCCGGACCAGCAGGGACAGCACATCGCGGGAGGACCCGGCGGCGACCGAGAAGGCGACCAGGTTCAGCGTCATGTCCCAGCTGCGCGGCGAGGGCCAGGCACCGCCCCGGCGCGTCTCGGTGGTGGGCAGCCGGTGGACGAGCGTGGGGCGGGCCGCGAGCAGTCCGCACACCGCTCGCCGGGCGAACTCCACGGCCTCGGGCAGCCTGTCGGGGTCGAGCCGGGGCAGCGTGGTGCGCGGCCAGATCCCGCCGAGCCCCCGGACGACGACCTCGTGGTCATGGGCCCACTGGAGGTGGACGAACCGGTTGGCGAGCGGCGGGCTCAGCTCCCAGCCGTCGGCCGCCGAGGAGCGCGGGTTGGCGGCGGCCACGATCCTCACACCGGGCGGGAGTCGGAGGGAGCCGATCCGCCGCTCGAGGACGAGACGGAGCAGTGCGGCCTGGACGGCGGGCGGCGCGGTGGACAGCTCGTCCAGGAAGAGCAGCCCGCGCCCGGCCCGCACGAGGCGGACCGCCCAGTCCGGCGGAGCCATCGGGATCCCGTGCTCGGCGGGATCGTCACCCACGACGGGCAGCCCGGAGAAGTCGGACGGCTCGTGGACGCTGGCGATCACGGTGGTCAACGGCAGGTCCAGGGAGGCGGCGAGCTGGGTGAGCGCGGCGGTCTTGCCGATGCCCGGCTCGCCCCACAGCAGGACGGGCAGATCGGCGGCGACCGCCAGCGCCAGAGCCTCCAGCTGAATGTCGGGGCGCGGTTCGGTGGCGGTGTCGCGGAGGAGAGCCGTCAGGGCGTCGGCGACGGCGAGTTGGGAGGACTTGGCAGTCGTGGGCATGGGTGATCACCTGAGGGTGTGAGAAGGCCGATGAGTGGGCGTACGGAGGTGGGGACGAACTCCGCTCCGGTGGACGGAGGTTCGGCGCGGGGAGATAGTTCGGGGGGCGGTGTTACGGCGCGGACGCGAGCACCAGGCACCGATCAACGGGCAACAGGCAATGGACAACAGGCACCGGCTCAGCGCACGCCATGGCGGCGCGGACGCCGGTTCAGCGCACGGTGTTAGGGCGCGGCCGACGGTCGCCCGGACGGCGATCGCCCGGGCGACGATGGTCGAGGAGGTAGCTTCCCGGGCCGGGGTCGAGCAGGTCCGCCCGGAACAGCCCGTAGGTGATGCGGCGTTGGGCGGCCGATTCCAGCTCGTCCCGCAACGGACCGCCGCGCAGCACCGCCTCGGGCCCGAGCAGCCCTTCGACGACGGCCAGCGCTCCGGCGATGTCCCCGTGGTCCAGGCGTTCCCGGACCCCGGCCAGACAGTCGGGACGCCGGTGCGCCGCGTCGATGGCCTGGAGGCAGGGCAGAGGCGTACCGGTGAGGGCGACCAGGAGTTCTTCCCGGCGGATCTCGGCGGGGTCGTGGTCGAGCGGGGACAGCACCCCGTCGACCAGCCCGATCCGGTGCCGGGCCCCCCGGCACTCCACGAAACGTGGCTGCCCCGCCCGTTCCGTGGCCCGCGACAGCCGCGCTCCTGGACCGGCCGACAGGCCGTCCGGTACGAGGGCCCGCGCGACCAGCGGGTGGAGCTGTTCGGCGCCGATCGCGCCGGTGCGGATCAGCTCCAGGTCGGGGAGCACCCAGGTCGCCGCATCGGGCAGGACCGGCGGCACGGCTGCCGGACCCGGGCCGCACCCGGGTTCCGCCACCACGACCCGTACAGCGGACGTACGGGGATGAGGCCCGACCGACAACGGCCCGGCGTCCGCAGCGGAATTCGGCCCCTCGCCTCCGCCCCCGATCACATAGAGGAGCAGTCGGCGCCGGCCTCCGAGCCGTACGCTCACCGCACCACCCTCCCCCGGCCCCTCGGCCCGGAGCAGGATCGCCGCCTCCTCCGCCCACCGGTCGACGGCGTAGGGACGGCCTGGAGGCAGCGCCGCGAGCACACCCGGGTCGACCCCCACGGGCCCCACGGCCCCCTCGGCGGCGGCCGGGCGGTCGGCTCCGGAGCGGCTCCGCAGTTCGTCCGCCCCGGTGGCGTCCCAGAGATGGCGGTGCAGATCGAGGCGGAAGCGCCGGTTCGGGTGGGGGTGGGGATGGCGGCGGGCCCCGGGCTCGGCGTGCGAGCCGTCCCAGAGGGCGAGGCTGACCCGCTGCCCGGCGTCCGCCCAGGCGGGCGGGGTCCGGACCACCAGGTGCAGGGGGCCGCCGGGCCCGTCGCGCTCGGGGGTGTCGTAGCGGGCCAGCGCGATCGTCAGCCCCGGGCGCAGCAGCCCGTTCGGAGCGATCCTCGGCAGGTGCCAGCGCAACAGGTCGGGGGCCAGCCGGCGCAGATCGGCCCGGATCCGGTCGGCCGACTCCCGGCCATGGGTGCGGAACACGGAACGCAGCCGGAGATCGACGTCGACGCCTGCCGCCGCACACGCTCCGGCCCAGTCACCGGCCAGGCGGCGGGCGGTCGCGGTCTCGATCATGGAGGCCGGCACGGCGAACTCGCGCACGCGTGGCCAGAAGGAAGGTGAGGAAGGGGAAGAGAGGAGGGAAGGGCGGGAATCCCGTTGCGCGACAGAAGTGAGCATCAGCACTCACCTTGCGCGATCGGGTCCCCCATTCTGCTCGTGGAGTGATTCATCGCGGGCAGCGTAGCCCGCCGCGACAAGATCCGCCAGGAATATTTTCCGACCCCACGGTTCTTCGCGCAGCGGCATGGCGATCTCGACGCCCTCGGAGCGCAGCCGCCTCCACTCCGCCTCCAGGCCGGTCAGGGTGAAGGCGAGGATCAACCCGGAGGGCCGCTGGTCTCGTTGGGTGGGCGGCAGGACGTCGACGCCCCGGCGCAGCAGGACACGGACAGCCTCACGCTCACGGCCTGCCTCCGCGGGCTGCACGATCGCCGCGAGGAGGCCCTCGCTCGACCGCTCAGAAGAACACCCCGCACCGCAGCAGCACGTTGGCGTACGGCCGGGCCTCCCCCGTCCGTACGACCAGGCGCGCCGCTGCCGTACGGGCCTTCAGCTCGTCGTGCGGGACCAGTTCCAGCCCGGGGAAGTGACCGGCCAGGAGCGCCGCGGCCGCCGGGTTGGCGTCGCGGATCTCCTCGGCGGCCGTCGCGCCCTCCACCACCAACTCGTCGAGCAGCCCGTCCACCACCTCCGCGAACGACGGGGTCCCGGCGCGGAAGGCGAGGTCGACGACGCGCGGGCCGGACGGGATCGGCATACCCGCGTCGCAGACCAACACCCCGTCACCATGGCCGAGTTCCGCGATGGCTCCCGCCAGATGACGGTTGAGGATGCCCGACTTCTTCACAGCGCGTCGACCTCGTCCAGCGTCGGGAACGACACCTGAGCCCCCTGTGACGTGACCGCCGCCGCGCCCACCCGTACGGCGAAGGCCGCCGCCTCGCGCAGGTCGTCGCCCCGGCCCAGCCGCCAGGCCAGGGCCGCCGTGAACGCGTCCCCGGCCCCCGTGGTGTCGACGGCCTCGACCCTCGGGCTGACCAGACGGTCCAGCGAGTCCGTCCGGCTGTCGGCCACCAGCGCGCCTTCCGCGCCCAGCGTGATCACGACCGAGCGCGGGCCCAGGGAGAGCAGGGCCGGGGCCCAGTCCTGCGGGGTCTCCCCCGCCCCCTCGCCCAGGATGAACCGCGCCTCGTGCTCGTTGACCACCAGCGGATCGCAGGCGGCCAGCACCTCCCCGGGGAGCGGGGCGGGAGGGGACGGGTTGAGGACGAGACGGGCCCCGGGTGCCAGGCACCGCGCTGTCTCCGCGACCGTCTCCAGGGGGATTTCCAGCTGTACGGAGACGACCCGGGCGGCGGCGAGCAGCGGGGCCGCCGCCCGTACGTCCTCGGGGGTGAGCCGGCCGTTGGCGCCCGGGGAGACCACGATGCTGTTGTCGCCCGAGGGGTCCACGGTGATCAGGGCGACCCCGGTCGGGGCCCCGCCGACCAGCACACCGTCCGTGTCCACGCCCGCCGCGCGCTGGCTCTCCAGCAGCAGCCGGCCGTGGTCGTCGTCACCAACCCGGGCGAGCAGCGCCGTACGGGCTCCCAACCGGGCTGCCGCGACAGCCTGGTTGGCGCCCTTGCCGCCCGGGTGGACGGCCAGGTCGGAGCCGAGGACCGTCTCGCCGGGGGCGGGGCGGCGTTCGACGCCGATCACCAGGTCGGCGTTGGCCGAGCCGACGACCAGCAGGTCGTACCGGTCGTCGGGGGCGCTGTCGTGCATGGGCGTGCTCCCTGCTTTCGTCGGTCGGAACGGGGCGGGGCGAGGTGGGGTGAGGCGGGCGTCAGGAGAAGTCGGCCACGTTCTCGCGGGTGACCACCTTGACCGGCACCTTCACCGTCTTCTCCACCGTGTCGCCCTTCGCCGCCTTGACGGCGTTCTGCACGGCGATCCGGCCGAGTTCGCCGGGCTGCTGGGCCACCGAGGCGTAGAGCGTCCCGGCCTCGACCGCCTTCAGACCGTCCGGGGTGCCGTCGAAGCCGACGACCGACACGGACTTGCCCGCCTTGCCGCCGAGCGCCTTGACCGCGCCGAGCGCCATCTCGTCGTTCTCCGCGAAGACCCCGGTGATGTCCGGGTGGGACTGGATCAGGTTGGTCATGACGTCCAGGCCCTTGGTGCGGTCGAAGTCGGCGGGCTGCTTGGCGACCACCTTGATGCCCGGGTGGGCCTTGAGCCCTTCGGCGAAGCCCGCCCCGCGCTCACGGCTGGCGGAGGTGCCCGCCGTGCCCTGGAGGATGACGATGCTGCCCTTGCCGCCGAGCCGGTCGGCCAGCGCGTCGGCCGCGAGCTTGCCGCCCGCCACGTTGTCGGAGGCGACGAGGGTGGCGGTGTCGGCCTTGTTCACACCGCGGTCGGCGGCGATCACGGGGATGTCGGCCTGGTTGGCGCTGCGCACGCCCGGCCCCACGGCATCGGAGTCCACCGGGTTGACGATGATGGACGAGACGCCCGAACTGGTGAAGTTCTGAAGCTGGTTAGCCTGCTGCGAGGCGTCGTTCTGGGCGTCGGTGACGGTGAGGTCGATGCCTGCCTTCTCCGCCTCGGCCTGTGCGCCCTCCTTCATCTGCACGAAGAAGGGGTTGTTCAGCGTCGAGAGGGACATGCCGACCTTCTTCGCGCCCCCGGACGAACCGGAGTTGAAGTAGGAGACACCGCCGACGACGACCGCCACGGCGAGCGCGGCCCCGGCGAACTTGAGCGCTCCCCTGCGCCCGGACCCGGGCGCGCCGGGTGCGGTGCCCGCCGAGGAGGCGGCGCCCGAACCGGCCTTGCGGCGCAGGGTGTCGAGGAGGACCGCCAGCGCGATGACGACGCCGATGACGACCTGCTGCCAGAACGCCGAGACCGAGAGGAGGTTGAGGCCGTTGCGGAGGACGGCGAGGATGAGCGCGCCGATCAGGGTGCCGGACGCCTTGCCGACCCCGCCGGCCAGGCTGGCGCCGCCGATGACGACCGCGGCGATGGCGTCGAGTTCGTACCCCTGGGCGGCCTGCGGCTGCGCGGAGACCAGGCGCGAGGCCAGGACGATGCCCGCGACGGCGGCGAAGAGGCCGGAGAGCGCGTAGATGACGATCTTCTGGCGCTTGACGCGGAGACCGGAGAGCCGGGCCGCCTCCTCGTTGCCGCCGATCGCGTACATCGAACGGCCGATGAAGGTGCGGCCCAGGATCAGCGCGGTGAGCAGCCCCATCGCGATCATCACGAGGACCGGCACGGGGAGCCAGCCGCCGAGCGTGTCACCGAGCCGTGCGACGGAGTCCGGGAACGCGATCGGGCTGCCCTGCGAGATGACCAGCGAGAGACCGCGGGCGATCGACAGCATGGCCAACGTCGCGATGAACGGCGGGAGTTTGCCGTACGAGACGAGGGCGCCGTTCACGAAGCCGCAGGCGATGCCGGTGACGATCGCGAGGATCACCGCGAGGACGACCGGCACCCCGGCGGACGTGGCCGACCAGGCGAGGACCGTCGCCGAGAGGGCCGCCACCGAGCCGACGGAGAGGTCGATGCCCGCCGAGACGATGACGAAGGTGACGCCGAACGCGAGGATCGCGGTGACGGCCGCCTGCACGCCGACGTTCAGCAGGTTCTGGGTGGTCAGGAAGTCGCCGGAGAGCAGCGACATCGCCACCAGCAGGACGACCAGGGCGCTCAGCGCCCCGTTGTCGAGCAGGACGCGGCGTATCACGGACGTGCCCCCCGCGCCCGTGTCACTCTTGAGTGTCTCAGTGGCCACGGGGGCCCTCCTCTGCGTTCTTCGGTGCGGGGTGTTCGTCGGACGCCTCGGTGGAGACCGCGAGGGCCATGACGGCGTCCTGGGTGGCCTGTTCGGCGGGGAGTTCACCGGCGATCCGGCCCTGGGCCATGACCAGCACCCGGTCGCTCATACCGAGGACCTCGGGCAGATCGCTGGAGATCATCAGGACGGCGTGGCCGGACGCGGTGAGTTCGTTGATGAGCTGGTAGATCTCGACCTTGGCGCCGACGTCGATGCCCCGGGTCGGTTCGTCCAGGATCAGCACCCGGGTGTCGGCCAGCAGCCACTTGCCGATGACGACCTTCTGCTGGTTGCCGCCGGAGAGCGTACGGACGTGCTGGCCGAGGCCGGACATGCGGACGCCGAGCTGCTTCGCGATGCGTGCGGCCGCCGTACGCTGCGCCTTGAGGTCCACCAGCCCGGAGCGGGTGGCGGTACGCAGGGTGACCAGGCCCAGGTTCTCCTGTACGGAGGCGTCCAGGACCAGGCCCTGCCCCTTGCGGTCCTCCGGCACGAGGCCTATCCCGGCGCCCATCGCGGCGGGCACGTCGTGCCGGGCGAGGCGCTGCCCCCGCACGTCGACGGTGCCCGTGTCGTAGGGGTCCGCGCCGAAGACCGCGCGCGCCACCTCCGTACGACCGGCGCCGACGAGACCGGCGAGGCCGACCACTTCCCCGGCGTGCACGTCGAAGCTGATGTCGTGGAAGACACCGTCCCGGGTCAGTCCGCGCACGGAGAGCAACACCTCACCGGCGTCGGGGCGTTCGCGTGGGTACTGCTGCTCGATGCTGCGGCCCACCATGAGCTGGACGAGCCGGTCCTCGGGCGTTGAGGCGGGCACCTGGTCGATGCTGCGGCCGTCGCGCAGGACGGTGACGCGGTCACCGAGTGCGGCGATCTCCTCCAAGTGGTGGGTGATGAAGACGATTC is a genomic window containing:
- a CDS encoding ribokinase: MHDSAPDDRYDLLVVGSANADLVIGVERRPAPGETVLGSDLAVHPGGKGANQAVAAARLGARTALLARVGDDDHGRLLLESQRAAGVDTDGVLVGGAPTGVALITVDPSGDNSIVVSPGANGRLTPEDVRAAAPLLAAARVVSVQLEIPLETVAETARCLAPGARLVLNPSPPAPLPGEVLAACDPLVVNEHEARFILGEGAGETPQDWAPALLSLGPRSVVITLGAEGALVADSRTDSLDRLVSPRVEAVDTTGAGDAFTAALAWRLGRGDDLREAAAFAVRVGAAAVTSQGAQVSFPTLDEVDAL
- a CDS encoding AAA family ATPase, coding for MPTTAKSSQLAVADALTALLRDTATEPRPDIQLEALALAVAADLPVLLWGEPGIGKTAALTQLAASLDLPLTTVIASVHEPSDFSGLPVVGDDPAEHGIPMAPPDWAVRLVRAGRGLLFLDELSTAPPAVQAALLRLVLERRIGSLRLPPGVRIVAAANPRSSAADGWELSPPLANRFVHLQWAHDHEVVVRGLGGIWPRTTLPRLDPDRLPEAVEFARRAVCGLLAARPTLVHRLPTTETRRGGAWPSPRSWDMTLNLVAFSVAAGSSRDVLSLLVRGTVGDGPGLELLASLDRMDLPDPEELLADPAGAVLPERGDLRQATLDGVVAAVRARPDQERWDAAWALLVRALETGAPDLVVVPATTLAALRREDWDVPAAVEHLAGVVSLSRRADRASERVVRAEAKAGR
- a CDS encoding ABC transporter permease/substrate-binding protein yields the protein MATETLKSDTGAGGTSVIRRVLLDNGALSALVVLLVAMSLLSGDFLTTQNLLNVGVQAAVTAILAFGVTFVIVSAGIDLSVGSVAALSATVLAWSATSAGVPVVLAVILAIVTGIACGFVNGALVSYGKLPPFIATLAMLSIARGLSLVISQGSPIAFPDSVARLGDTLGGWLPVPVLVMIAMGLLTALILGRTFIGRSMYAIGGNEEAARLSGLRVKRQKIVIYALSGLFAAVAGIVLASRLVSAQPQAAQGYELDAIAAVVIGGASLAGGVGKASGTLIGALILAVLRNGLNLLSVSAFWQQVVIGVVIALAVLLDTLRRKAGSGAASSAGTAPGAPGSGRRGALKFAGAALAVAVVVGGVSYFNSGSSGGAKKVGMSLSTLNNPFFVQMKEGAQAEAEKAGIDLTVTDAQNDASQQANQLQNFTSSGVSSIIVNPVDSDAVGPGVRSANQADIPVIAADRGVNKADTATLVASDNVAGGKLAADALADRLGGKGSIVILQGTAGTSASRERGAGFAEGLKAHPGIKVVAKQPADFDRTKGLDVMTNLIQSHPDITGVFAENDEMALGAVKALGGKAGKSVSVVGFDGTPDGLKAVEAGTLYASVAQQPGELGRIAVQNAVKAAKGDTVEKTVKVPVKVVTRENVADFS
- a CDS encoding N-formylglutamate amidohydrolase; protein product: MSPASQPSFRIHPGSPDSPVLLHVPHGSRTVPDDVRGGIVLDDSALERELDHITDAHTAELAARAADSAVCAAARPWRFVNSLSRLVVDPERFPDDREEMRAVGMGAVYTHTTHRAPLRAPHIDQVPLLERYFHPYAQAMTEAVDARTAATGRAVVVDVHSYPTAPLPYELHGTGPRPAICLGTDPFHTPPELRALAEEAFAGFGSTGVDSPFAGTYVPLKHYGTDRRVTALMIEIRRDTYMTEPGGPAGPGLDALAGALAELVSRL
- a CDS encoding vWA domain-containing protein — its product is MTTTGAPTTGAPTTGAPTDTLDRDKLFAARLQAARARPYLATALFALHTVESRRVPTMGVDRYWRCYVSPAFVARTPVEELAGVWVHEVSHLLRDHHGRSDRVARQRGLTGPGDRLRMNIAADCEINDDVYGDGLVRPKGVVQPSTLGLQPGELMEDYLRRFGLGSITQYLAWLDCGSGADGLDRDWELGPEGAHGLSAREQDAVRFRVAQGINGRPGNVPKGWQRWAEEAFHPPQPWRELLGAAVRSAASGAGAGEDYTYGRPSRRSAGLPGVVLPSLRRTPPRVSVVIDTSGSVSDAELGSALLEVAAISRAVGGRRDLVTVLACDAATRVVHPLCSAEGIPLLGGGGTDLRTGFAKALRTRPRPDVVVVLTDGQTPWPKAQPACRTVVGLFTRERGRRTWREDNPEYTPSGPPAWARVVEIG
- the rbsD gene encoding D-ribose pyranase; translation: MKKSGILNRHLAGAIAELGHGDGVLVCDAGMPIPSGPRVVDLAFRAGTPSFAEVVDGLLDELVVEGATAAEEIRDANPAAAALLAGHFPGLELVPHDELKARTAAARLVVRTGEARPYANVLLRCGVFF
- a CDS encoding sugar ABC transporter ATP-binding protein, with the translated sequence MLRIEGLRKTFPGVVALDNVDFDLRRGEVHVLLGENGAGKSTLIKMLSGAYRPDRGRILAEGREVRIDDAQAAERLGIATIYQEFNLVPDLTVAENIYLGRQPRRFGLVDHRRMRADAEKLLRRVGVDVRPDAKVRELGIARLQMVEIAKALSLEARVLIMDEPTAVLTSEEVDKLFAIVRQLRADGVGIVFITHHLEEIAALGDRVTVLRDGRSIDQVPASTPEDRLVQLMVGRSIEQQYPRERPDAGEVLLSVRGLTRDGVFHDISFDVHAGEVVGLAGLVGAGRTEVARAVFGADPYDTGTVDVRGQRLARHDVPAAMGAGIGLVPEDRKGQGLVLDASVQENLGLVTLRTATRSGLVDLKAQRTAAARIAKQLGVRMSGLGQHVRTLSGGNQQKVVIGKWLLADTRVLILDEPTRGIDVGAKVEIYQLINELTASGHAVLMISSDLPEVLGMSDRVLVMAQGRIAGELPAEQATQDAVMALAVSTEASDEHPAPKNAEEGPRGH